Within bacterium, the genomic segment CGAGGGCCGGGACCAGGTTGGTGCGGGGGCGAACGGTCATGGGCGAACGACCTTTCTCGTAGCGGTCCCGGTCATGCCGGTCGGAAGTCGACCCAATGAGGATAGAAACGGCCCGTTTCCGTGTCAATCGGTCCCGGTGTCGGGCGTCCAGCCGAACCAGGTCTCGGCCAGGGCCACGTGGGCCACCTCGTCGGCGGCGATCCGCTCGAAAACGGCTGCCGTGGCCGGATCCGAGCCCGCCAGGGCCCGGGAGGTGCGCAGGCCCGCCTGGCGACCGCGCTCCTCCGCGGCGGCGATGAGGATGCAGAACTCCTCGGCGGTGGCGCACGCGGTCAGGGCGCGCCAGAGGCCGAGCGAGACCGGCCGGGCGTCGAGGTCCTGGCCGAGTTCGGCCATGCGGGCCACGATGAGCCCGTAGTGCTCCTGCTCTTCGGGCACCTGGGCGCGCCAGGCGGCGCGCAGCCCCGCGGGGGCGTCGGTGAAGTGGTCGGCGGCCCAGGTGAAGGCGGCCACGGCCTGCTTCTCGGCGAAGGCGGCGGCGCGCAT encodes:
- a CDS encoding DUF455 family protein, which produces MDTAPFHVCGPGERPPRPRPVGTPEGLGDRMRAAAFAEKQAVAAFTWAADHFTDAPAGLRAAWRAQVPEEQEHYGLIVARMAELGQDLDARPVSLGLWRALTACATAEEFCILIAAAEERGRQAGLRTSRALAGSDPATAAVFERIAADEVAHVALAETWFGWTPDTGTD